A window of Uranotaenia lowii strain MFRU-FL unplaced genomic scaffold, ASM2978415v1 HiC_scaffold_294, whole genome shotgun sequence genomic DNA:
CATTGATATTAGTTTATCTGTAACATCAGGGTTTAGCTGGGCTAAGAAGTCATAAGAGAGATTATCTACTCCTGGGGctgatgattttttctttttgccaagGATTTTGTACCAAGTCCCCATGTCCATTAAGTTATCATTGGCTACGGGGAGAGGGGTATCGAACGTTTGTGGATCGTGTGGTCCGAAATGCGTGTCTAAAAATTGCTCTACCAGAACCTCGTCATCTCTCAAGAAGTTATTCTCTTTCCTGAAATATCGTTTACCTGTTAAACGATTCACCTTTGCCCAAAGTACCTTGGAGCTTGTGAATGGATCAATTTCGTTAGTAAACTCATCGAATCTCTTCCGTATCTCCtctctttttttcctttggaaCATGGCagctttctttttaaattctACAAGGTTTTCAGGGGATGATATTCTGTTGAACTCTCTTCTGGCTAAAGTTTTTGCTTTCCAAGCCTCGTCGACACTGTCTGACCACCAGAACTTGGGTGTCCTTTTacttttcaaccgattttgttTGCATATTTACTTTACGTTATTCGTCAGATCACTTATGGTATTTATTAGGGATGATTCAAGTTCGGATAATTGTTTAGCTATTTTGGTTTTATTGTGGTAAAAGTTATTCTGGGTTGGTAGTTGTTTGAACCAAATTATTTCAATGCACATATGTTCGCTGGAAATCCCGTAGTCTAAAACTTTCCAGGTGAGAGCGTTTTTTAAGTTAGCTGAGCACATTGAAATATCTATAGCAGATGGACGTTTGTTGATTTGGAGTGGGATGAATGTCTTACTCCCGTCATTCAGTAAAAGCATTCTACTGCCGTTGATTGCATTTAACAATTTAACGCCTTTGCCATCGCTAACATCATTTCCCCATTCTACATGATGGGCGTTGAAATCGCCCCCTATTATAACCTTTTGATGTTGATCGAGGTTACAGAGAATAGTACGAGTGTCTGATTCAAAATCGGTCAAAGAAATTGATGGACTCATGTAAACAGAGCATATAATCAAGTTTAGCTTGTTTATCTTTAGACTGACTACCTGTGTCGACCGCGAGAGGTTTTGTGGTGTGGTAAATTTGGTGAAGCTGTATGAattcttcaataaaattcctgaaCCACCATAACTATCTTCCCTAGAATGAGGGATGAAATGGTATCCTGTTAAATTGTATTTATTGGTTCCTtcatataaggtacaccggggcaagtgcaaacggttttcaccatagttcaactttcacatgtcctagaaaaatatgtatatgttcaaaaattatcaattatcgttcgttgcatcacaaaaatagttctcaacaaattcccgttgaaagagaaaaataaaaaaatgttggtaaaaagtaacggtgcttttgtgaaaaaaattcaaaatttgcacttgccccgcttatgggggcaagtgcaaacgcaatactttttgaaaactaattCACAGATGAGTCAGTGTATCTGtcctaaaatgaattgaatacatgttccggtacgttttatcaaattttattaatatatttgctgttttcttgcaatattgataactttttggaactccatttttggtgactgttgttttaagcaaaagaccttcatctACTAAGGCATTACGGAACTTTGAAcatccgcttcagatacaacacttcGAATGCCCCTTCTgaccattttaatataatgctgaaccattttggtgatgaattttctgaaatggctgatgttacatggcttaaaggtgcgtttgcacttaccccggtagtgtcgtttgcacttgccccgcagcGCGGGTTAACAAGagcgaaaattattttcacaactttcgagtgtactgaaaatttatcataaattttctgctttcgtTTGAATATCGGTCTCAAACACTCACCTTTTAAtgaaaattcggatttgaatgcccatttttgtagccaaaatatacaaaacaaaaacacactgttcatgtctattacgtacttgaattcgtgtgtggtcaaacagtgccgtgttttaagtgaaaaatttaaagaaagtttagtttatctatgtcagattgtttgtttgggtctaaacaacaatttctagaagaagaaatattttttacatttttggtaacagagaaaagttcaacgtttgcacttgccccgagtttgcacttgccccggtgtaccttaattcATTTGTCCATGTTTCGGAAAGAATGGCTACTGAAAAATCTTCTCCCGTGAGAACTCTTTGCAATTCCGCCTTATTTTTGTGTAAACTTTGTACGTTGATTTGCAAAATCTTGAATTCGTTTGTAGTGCCCATTTTTAGAGAGTAGAAGTAGATGATGCAGTGAGAAAAAAGgagattttgttttaagtttatttttggtTAAAGACTTCCGAATTGGCTAAATTGAAATGTCTCCTAGTACAGGTGTTGAAAAGTTCTTTAATTTGGTCTTGTGGTCCCAAAAGACCAATAAACTCAGTGTAGAAGGTTATCATTTTTTCCTGAAATGATCTTTCTAATTTTGCTTGTGCCTCTCTTACCTCATTTTCATAACGTTCTTTGTCGCCCACGTTCCATGGGTTTTGGAGTCCCAATCCGATGTTGTTGCTTTCCGCACTTCTGACAATGTTGTTCCGCTGTTCTGTTGTTACCTCTGCAATGCTTTTCGACGAATAATCATCAACCCGGGCTCGTTTCCCTTTAGTTATCGTTGGATTTGGCTGGTCCTTGTACACCCTAACGGCTGCTTGTATGGTCTTACGTTCCTGATTCGTCTTGTTCCATTGGTCTCTCAGGGGGTCCTTCAACCGGTAGCTGTTTCGTGTCATACTCGCAAAGCTTTCCATCGGAGTAGGAAATTCATTGACGTCCTGCAGTGGGGAGTACAAATTTTGGCTGCTCATGGATACCTGCTCTCGTGCTTCGGCATACGTCCAGTTACGTTTTGACATAAGAACTTTGATGTCGTGCTGTCTCTTTTTCTCTGGACAACTGTTGTCGGTGGATCGGTGCCCAGGATTACGGCAATTGGCACACTTAACCGGGTTTTGACAACTTTCGAACTCTTCTGGAAGTTCATGTCGCTCTGCACACTTGTCACAGCGttgggctcctttacaattctTCGTAGTGTGACCGAATCTAAGACAGCGTTGACATAACACAATTGTGGGCGTATAAGGTCTAACTTTCGCGGGGCAACCGAAGATTCTCACAGACTCTGGCAATTGTTGTGCACGGAAGGTAATTCGCAATCTGTTGATTGGTTCTTTTTCCTTGCCACGATGCATCCGGTTGATGCTTATAATTGGAACGACGCACTCAGTATCTTCAGATAATTCTGTTATATCTATATTAGTGGGGATGCCTGATACTATACCGGTTATACAAACAAGGTGTTTCGGAATGTATGCTCTATATtccttgttatttttatttatgtcttCAACTAAACGATTTGCTTTGGCATAGCTACTTATGAATACGATAATTTTGTGCTTACTTACGTACTTCATGTCTGTTATGGACTGTTTGTAAAGGTTCATCTTACGCAGGGTGCTACCCAAGgcaaacttgttgattttcgCTGTACTTCCGGTTGATTCTTTGCGCAACTCGAAATAGACTCTGTATGGACCAGTATCTGTAACAGCATAGTTGTAGTTCACCAGTTCTTTCTCCTGTTGTCCTTTGGCCTCATCCATTTGCTCCTGTTCCTTTGTCCAGTCCGTATGCGTTGTTTTTCTGATCGCTCCTTTCGCTGTTTCGTCCGGGTCCGGGGGATCCGGCGATTTAGTGACGCTGCTCATCCCGCTAACCTCACTTCTTCATGCGCAAcgcacttttcaattttctcaaggTTTCTCCTATCCCAAAACGAAAATCCACTATCCACCGTTTATTCGCTATATAAGTAACAGTTGAGcactatttttaactttttattcgtAGCTTTTAATCCGATTTTCCGACAAATGACCGTAAGCAAAAAAGGGGACTTCTGCACATAACCAAAATGGCGGACCGAAAAGGCCTTTCTGGccacaatgttgttttgtttttgtttactttcatGTTTGTGCGTGTTTGACATTCATCACTCTTAATTCTAAACACTAAATTTTGGCTCGATTGAACCCAATCACTACACGCTCAAAATTAAACAAGCATAAATACGTATTTATAACGCTACATTATCTTCTTGTCTAAATTTCATTCTTTCTCGTTGAGAAGGTACGTACAGGGCTTTTATAACTACTACAACAGGGCTTTTATTAGATTTAGTTATAAAAGCGCTGGGTACGTATCCCAAATACTTCTTATTCGCTCTACAAAACTACGTtatgaaaattcattaaaatacttttcaaaGTTCAGCAGAATCAAAACGAAGCTAAACACCTGACACAAACCTACTTTACGCATACGAATTACCCTGAACCGTTGCCATCTCTTCTTCGGTTGAGGCAAAAGGCTCATTAAATTTCCCAGAAAAATAAAGGATTTCTCTAAAATAACGATGTATTATGTAGTTGATTTTCCTATGAGTATATTTTATGCCAGATTATGCCGAGGCTATAATAAATAAGtatgtcaataaaaaaaaaagaataatttctCAAACAATACCATTCTAATGGAATAAGAATCACTTTCGCATGATGACGTTAGGGAAACCGTTGGCTTCATCTTTTCATGTCTTAAGGGGTTAAATCGATCGATTCAGTACAGTAGCTCGTATTACGGTTATGTAAGCATCATAGAAATAAACGTAACGTTTTCTCTTACCTATTAACTGCGTCTAAGCTGCCTAAGCTTTAATATTAACCTTGAAAGCCGTGGCCAGTTCAGCCGAAGGGAACATGGCGAAATCCCCGCGTGCCGCTCGGTGCGGTTTTCGCTGCAAATATTCCTCCATGATTTCGCAAACCAACCTTTCCGCCTTGGTTTTGATTTCCCGTTGCTGTTGGCGCTGTTTGTTGTCATGATCGACGATGCACGCGGACACGTTGCCACGGGCAAACTTGGTCGAGGGTATTTCGGCACCCCGCACTAGCGACATGATCCAATCGTGCTTGACCTTGGTGATTTCCTTCTCCAACTCCTCGATACGGTTGTCCTTTGTTTGAGGTACGTGGAGCGGTTCCAGGTTGGAGAGAATCTTCTTGAACTCGTTGGCTTGCACTTTCATCCGTTCCGCACGCTCATCCTTGAAGGCTTTTTTGAGCAGCGAAAGTTCTTGGTCGATATAGGGTGAACTAGCCGTAATATCTGTTggatgaaaaaagaaatgattaTCATTCCATTTAGTAAAATCGCTGGACAAAGCTTACCGAGAGCTGTTGTTGTTTTGAGGTCTCCTTTTTTGGGATTGAATGTTTTGATCTTTTCTCGAAGGCTAGTCCTTTCATTCTCCAGGGAATCGATGTCGTTCTGCAAGTGATCCATTGTTACCTCGAATTCTTTCTCTTTccttgaaagaaaaacaaaaattagaaactaaacttgaaaatatttatgtaAACTCACTGTTTGAGCTGCTGTGTGATTTCGTCGTTTTGTTTCTGTAGACGCGTGGTAGTACTTTCGAAATCGACCTGCAGCACTGACAGTTTCTTTTCGGCCAAATCCTTACGGATTTGCATTTCGGATAGTTCGTTCTGCTTAAGCTTGGCGGCCAGCTTGAGCTGTCGGATTTCAGCTTCCCGATTTTCGAGCGTTGCCGTGAGAGTTTTGGTCTCCTCTAGTTGTTTCTTAACGGCTTGAGCCCGTAAGATGATCGGAGCAACGGGTTTCTCTTCGGGAACCTTTGCATTTGTACCGGACATAATTTCGTACTCGTGGTCCAAAAGGTATTGTGCTAGTTGACTCATGTCTGTACTCGTATTGCTCAAAACTGAACGGATGTTTTGAGAAGGCCCGAGATCGTCCTGCTCGTAGACCTTTTCACAGGCATTGGAAATAATCTCCCACAGCTTATCGTGAGCAACGGATACTTCAGATTCAGGATCCGCGGTAACCATCTGAACCATCTGTTTGGTGCTGTAGAACATAACGCTCATCAGTTTGTTCAACGCTTCGGCCGTTTTCTTTAGGTTCTGCAACGTGTTCATCGAAAGGTTACACTTGGTGACGGCCACGTCCTGAGGTAGCCGGCGTTTGATCAGTTTCAACTGCTGTTTGACTGATTCCACATTCTGCACAATGTACTGCATCAATAAACCGGAATCACTGGTCTCATCACCACCCTAAAAGTTGAAGAAGAGAAACATTGTAACTGTAAACTTACATAAAAGAAATAATCTCTACCTTGATCAACGTCTTGATCACGTGGGAATCGGTCCAGATAGAATCGCATGCAGCCGAAATAGAAGCAGTACAATCACGTACGATTTGCGTTTCGTTAACCAAATCTTCACCGGACAGCAACACCAAGTACATTGCGTTGAAAAAGTTAACACACTTTTCGAgatctaaaaaaaagaaacaaatttacaacaatGTATAacacaacaaattaaaaaaaaaacttactatcAGTAGAAGAGTTTTCGTCCAATTGATTTGCTTTGAGGAGATCGACAATTTCGTCGACCATCTTCTCTTGGGCCTGCATTTCCGGAAGCGATGAGCCAATCTTAAGCAAAGTTTCCGCCTGGCAGGCCGTCAACCCATACAGGAACTGATGCATTACACTCTGAAGATTATGTACGTGATGTAGCAAACGGGACCGGAACCGGAACTGGTACACTTCATGTCCACCGACAATGGCGTTGCGGTCGATTTGGGGCACAGCCGAGAAACGTTCCCGTGCTTGGCTAACGAtgataccggatttgaaaacgAGTCTTGAGATAAGGAGAATCACGAGGATTGCATCATGATCGCCACCACGGGCCATAAACACTTCCGGCATGAAAGCAGTCAGGTATTTAACGTGCTCATTGGCCTGGGTCAGTTCAATTTGACGCAACTGTAGGTCGATAGCGCGAGTGAACGCCTTAGACTCGGCAAACATTTGCTTGAAGTCGATTGTCTCCGAAATGGTGTCTTTGACGACCTTGTTGGATTCTTGATTGAGTTTCTCGCGAAGTTCTTGACACTGGTCGTTGAGACGCTGAACAAGTTCTCGGAACTTCAGGATGGTTTGATCGCGATCTACAATGGTTTCCATTGCTGCGTCTTTCTCGCGTATGGCTTCCCGTTTGGCAGCGTGCGCCATGTCCAGTTCTTCGCGCATGTCCATCTCAAGTTCATGATTGCTCTCAACTAGTTGCTCGTGAACTTCTTCAAGTGCCTCTAGTTCAGCGACCTCATCCTGTAGCTCTTTCACCTTGTCTTCCAGCTCCATTTTCTTTTCGGctagttgttcgaccatttctTCAGCTCCCAGCGCTGCATCCACTTGTTCTTGAAGGTCACTCAGTTGAGCCTCCATTTCATCAAGCTTCGAGGAGAGTTTCTCCTTCGTTCTCTGCAATTCAGCCACTTCGGATTTCTTAGTTTCCAATTCCTTCTCGAGcttttgaatttcatgtttctCGTGAGCAGAGAGATCTCTCAAGCGAACCAGCGTTTCACGAAGTCTCACGTTTTGCTGTTCCAGTTGTTTAAATTCGTACGTCGAAGTTCCACCGGTGCCAGTTCCATCTCCAATTATGGCGCCTTTTTCTTGCatttcggttttcaaaatttccaaatcaaggGTCAGCTCTTCAATACGTTCCTTTGCCGTCTCCAATTCCAAAGCCAAGGTGTCTGCCTTCTCCTCGGCCATCTCTTTATCGAGAGTGATTAGTTCAACATTTTCTGATAATTCAGCCATCTCTTCTTGATGCAAATCCCGTGCCTCGAGAGCATCTTTAGCTTCCTGTTTAGCTCGCTGCAGATCTCGTTGCAACGACGAGTGAGCCTCCATAATCTTGCTCTTGAATTCAACCAACTGATCGTACTGGGTCCTAAGTTTATCGAACTCACGAAGTCGCTCCTTGTCTTCAGTTCTTCTCATCTTCAAGGTTTCCAATTTCTCCACCAGGTCTTTGTTTTGCGTTTTCAAATCCTCGATCTCCTGCTGCAGTTGCATCAGATGGATGCGATCTTCGGTTGTCGAGAGAGCTGGCGATGGGGACGTAAGCGATTGTCCAGGAGTAAACTGAGGTTTCAACGTCTCAACGAAACCTGTTTCAACGAACGAAGCTCGTTTGGATGTTTGTAGTGACTCCGGCGGACTAATGTGAGACTTATGCACCGGTTCATACCTATCACCGGGCTTCATCATGGTAGGAATCGATGAAACCGGGGTCGGAATTGACGAGTGGCCTGAAGCCGGGCCAGTAGGACGATCATTGCCCGGAGAGGTTAGCTGCGTTTTCGACCCTAGCGAACTGGTGCTACGGTTCAATGACATGCGAGAACTACAATGATCGAAAACAATAGATTTAGTAGGAAGTATTGACTGACAAAAGCGTTTGAAATAATTCCTTCTAAGTAAGAATGAAATCAACTTAACAGGGTGATTCCCAACAGGCAGCAGCAGTTGGGATGAACAAGCGTGAAACTTGCGGAAGCATTCACACCGGGGCAGAAAACATAACGGTGGGGAGGTGAGTTGAAAGCAAGCATTTGTACGAACAGAAATATCCGGGAACAGCGGAATTgttcaaacaaaacaacaacgaaAAATGATGGTGAACCAATTATGGCATAAAAGTGATGGGTAATAATAGCTGTACTTGAAACTTTATATAATGTTTGATATGCTTTTGATTTTGAGTGACAGATAAAAAGAAAGGAACACGGTTAACCTGGACGATGAGAGTGTCATGGTCATTGAGGCGCGCTTCGACTGGGGCTGCTTGACGGGTGACTTACGGCGGACGCTGGATCAGATGGAGTCAGATGGTCGGTAGATAGTTATGTGATCGTGCGGGTGTCACCAATTTTAAGGGATGAAGTTTAATACCAATAGTAGTAGTTGATGATTAGTAGGTTATACAATGAATATTATTAGAATACAGGAAGATGAACTTCAATAATAAACTACGCATTATTTGGAGATTTACTGAAGgtaatcaggaaaaaaatctacGGTAATTAAGAGCAGTaaccacaaaaaatgacaaattgtaaatgaaaaagacaatgaaactaaatttagaTCAGCTTTAAAATGATGGGTacctaataaaacttaaaagctACATGAAACAGAAGGTATATCCCATGGAGTACTGTGTCTATATAATGCATGCAGAAGAAAAATggattgattttaatttctgtTCATTACAGAGTTGTGAGAATTTACCCGCCACGCTTGACTGGACTAGctttttttcaggaattttcatccggttggatgattcatcccgcgCCAGACTGGACTAGCGATTTTCCCTCAACATCACGGGTACTCCGAATCGAATTGCACTAAATAATGTGGTTGCTATTGAGCATGTGACTCAGCGATCCGAAATAGAGATACAGCATACCAAAGCGAGTTATCGAAGtcgtatgggaaaattgaatattttgtactgaaaaatcttcTGTGGATCGGAGTTTGCTTATGGTACatacataaaagttcaaatttactcatgtaaacgttacttaaaaattctgcaaaaatcatggataagttttgaaccaaaaccagcattttagacctcagggtttgagaaatttaaaaatgaccctaaatcgaTACAGTCTGTTGCGGGGCTCGACAGGAGTTATGGAAAGGCTTCCGATTGATTCAACCTGGCGGAAATTGTCGTTTTCTAACGCTAGttcatttcatttcatgttTCAGTTATGCGAGagcaatctttaaaaaaaaaacaaataataatagCAAGGTAAGTCGAACCTAGCagaataaatttgatttcaacttttcatgatcttataatttgattattttcctATCCAAAAATATTACTTAGCCTACAAAAAGGCTTTTAATTATTGATGATGTGGATAGTATAACTAAAGGCGTttccttaaaataaattcttgaaCGTTTGTGGATATACATACCTAtacttattatattttatttacatagtattccgtctcacgacataacttgacgaacataattcctaaaattcactcggtccatggcaaccgttctccaatttttcgGACATCCCCATTCGCAAGatcacttggtctaaccacctcgctcgttgcgcccccgctcgtcttgttcctaccggattcgtagcgaacacctgttttgcagggcagtcgtccggcattctcgcaacgtgTCCCGCatagcgtatccggccagccttcaccaccttctggatactgggttcgccgtagagtcgcgcgagctcgtggttcatccttcgccttcacactccgttctcctgtacgccgccaaaggtGGTGtactcgagcaatatccatgtcttgtgcccgtagagaacaaccggtctaatgagcgtcatatgtAGGTTACACTTCgagcgagggctaagtcttctcaaccgcagttgcttgtggggtccatagtaggcacgacttccgctgataattcgcctccggatctcacggctggtgtcattgtctgcggtcatcaGTGAGCCAatatagacaaagtcttcgactatctccagctcgtcgccgtcgatcgtgaccttgttattactggacaagcggattcggtcggtctcggatccgcaggccagcagtacttcgtcttggacgtattaatcatcaacccaatccttcctgcttcgcgtttcagtttgcggtagatgtctttcACTgctgcagatgatctgccgactatatcaatgtcatcggcaaagtagataagttgactggatctgctgaaaatcgtgccccgcatttcgcccaacgctcgtcgaataacaccttctagcgccacgttgaacgtcatgcaggatagaccatcaccatgtcgaagccccctgcgcgtttcgaatgaactcgacaattcacccgaaatccgcacacagcaccgcgttccatccatcgtcgccttgatcagtctgatcagctttcggaaaagccgttctcgtccatgattttctatagctcgttacggtcgatcgtgtcatatgcggctttgaagttgatgaatagatggtgcgtagggacttgatgttctcggcatttttggaggatttgccataatgtgaatatctggtccgtcgttgaccgtccctccatgaagccggcctgatgacttcccacgaatctgtttgcttgtggcgttaggcggcggagtaggactcgggacaacactttgtaggcggcattgaggacagtgatcgctcggtagttctcacaggccaatttgtcgccctttttgttgatggggcatattacccattccttccactcctccgatagctgttctatgtcccagatccggactatcaaccgctgtaggcaatcggccaacttgtccgggcctgttttgatgagttcagctgcgatgccatccttcccagccaacttgtttctattcagctggcgaatggcttccttaactttactcatcgttgggagtggctcctctacgtctttgactacgccggcgatgtatcttcccccaccgtcttgatctacTGCATGtacgccgttcaggtgttcatcgaagtgctgcttccaccttttgatcatctcacgattgtccgtcaggatgctcCCGCCCTTATCctggcacatttcggcttgcggcacgaagcctctgcgggatgcgttgagtttctgatagaactttcgtgtttcttgggaacgatgcagctgctccagctcctcgagctcctcctcctccaggcagTGCTTTTTCTCCTgcaaaattcggactcgctgcctcctctgctgtcggtgattttccacatttcgacgggtgcctctttggaCTACTGCCGCCCACGCGGctttctcttcgtccatcaccctcctacacttcTCGTCAAACCAGTCGTtacgtcgagttcgctccacataaccgatgacgttctccgcagaactgttgatggctgtcttgatggtatcccatcgagaggggcttcgtcaagctcgccctctgccggcagcgctgcttcgaccgattgcgcgtagtctgccgcgacctcaggttgcttcagtcgtgcgatatttaaccgaggcgggcgccggtttcgtgtgttgttcactatggagagttttgggcgcatcttcaccatcacaaGATAGTGATTTGACttgatgttggcgcctcgacaggatctgacgtcgatgatatccgagaagtgccggctgtcaatcaaaacgtggtcgatctgtgattgcgtttggtacggtgttctccaggtgtacttgtgtgggaggcggtgctggaaaaaggtactacgtacggccattcgtttggaggcggcgaaatctataagcactgaccacactgacatgacacttagaacaaaaattcaaccattttctgtctaattttttgttgtcagattttacAGGTTCGTAATACCGACGACctgaaaaatttagcaaaaaatgccctgtaagaaaaatggtcctgtttagcccgatttcaGTGCTATAAGTgctataagtctgaggccgtttacgttggtcagctggtgcgcactgaacctttcaattgtcggtttgaattcctcctcctggccgaccagagcattaaaatccccgatgatgatcttgatatcatgtgttgggcaacggtcgtattcacgctccagctgcgcgtaaaattcgtctttgtcgtcaccggtacttccgaggtgagggctgtgcacgttaatgatgctgatgttgaagaaccggccctttaTTATCAACCgacacattcgtgagttgatcggcaaCCACCCGATCACgagcttttgcatctttcccatcactaaaAAAGCTGTTCCAAGGATATACCTATACATATTATGTATATTCACAAAGGCTCAAGAATTTAATCTTTAatctctatttaaaaaaaaaaatgaaaaaaacgtgcatttttgagtgattttcattaacatattcgaaaaatttaaactctttttCTGTAAAGTGCAATCATCGGAAACTGGTTTGAATTTATTCTGTGGGATTAACAAAACAATAATTGAAATACTCAGCTGATCTAACCAAACtactgaacagaaaaaaaatctgaaattaaaaaaaaaccaacaaaaaggAAACTACTGTACACTTACGCCGTTGGTTTCGCGGCAAACGGTGTAGATCCCGGCATCGAAGCTATTGAAC
This region includes:
- the LOC129759858 gene encoding dynactin subunit 1 isoform X3, whose translation is MSEKLLKVGQRIEVTGKDVRGTIAYVGMASFAVGKWVGIILDEPKGKNNGSLKGQTYFTCEENYGMFVRPTQLIFLDESGKPIDTGEVQTPEEKPRSRLSSAKRVPSKTTAGSVRSIASMPGSTPFAAKPTASRMSLNRSTSSLGSKTQLTSPGNDRPTGPASGHSSIPTPVSSIPTMMKPGDRYEPVHKSHISPPESLQTSKRASFVETGFVETLKPQFTPGQSLTSPSPALSTTEDRIHLMQLQQEIEDLKTQNKDLVEKLETLKMRRTEDKERLREFDKLRTQYDQLVEFKSKIMEAHSSLQRDLQRAKQEAKDALEARDLHQEEMAELSENVELITLDKEMAEEKADTLALELETAKERIEELTLDLEILKTEMQEKGAIIGDGTGTGGTSTYEFKQLEQQNVRLRETLVRLRDLSAHEKHEIQKLEKELETKKSEVAELQRTKEKLSSKLDEMEAQLSDLQEQVDAALGAEEMVEQLAEKKMELEDKVKELQDEVAELEALEEVHEQLVESNHELEMDMREELDMAHAAKREAIREKDAAMETIVDRDQTILKFRELVQRLNDQCQELREKLNQESNKVVKDTISETIDFKQMFAESKAFTRAIDLQLRQIELTQANEHVKYLTAFMPEVFMARGGDHDAILVILLISRLVFKSGIIVSQARERFSAVPQIDRNAIVGGHEVYQFRFRSRLLHHVHNLQSVMHQFLYGLTACQAETLLKIGSSLPEMQAQEKMVDEIVDLLKANQLDENSSTDNLEKCVNFFNAMYLVLLSGEDLVNETQIVRDCTASISAACDSIWTDSHVIKTLIKGGDETSDSGLLMQYIVQNVESVKQQLKLIKRRLPQDVAVTKCNLSMNTLQNLKKTAEALNKLMSVMFYSTKQMVQMVTADPESEVSVAHDKLWEIISNACEKVYEQDDLGPSQNIRSVLSNTSTDMSQLAQYLLDHEYEIMSGTNAKVPEEKPVAPIILRAQAVKKQLEETKTLTATLENREAEIRQLKLAAKLKQNELSEMQIRKDLAEKKLSVLQVDFESTTTRLQKQNDEITQQLKQKEKEFEVTMDHLQNDIDSLENERTSLREKIKTFNPKKGDLKTTTALDITASSPYIDQELSLLKKAFKDERAERMKVQANEFKKILSNLEPLHVPQTKDNRIEELEKEITKVKHDWIMSLVRGAEIPSTKFARGNVSACIVDHDNKQRQQQREIKTKAERLVCEIMEEYLQRKPHRAARGDFAMFPSAELATAFKVNIKA